The genomic interval AAGGAGCCCATCCGCGGATGGGCTCCTTTTCGTTTCGGGGACCTAGTGGTCCAGCTCGCGCGCGACCGCCCGGACGACCTCCGAAATACGCTGCGCCATCTTGCGATCCGGGTACTTCCCCTTACGCAGGTCCGGCTGCACCTTCGTCTCCAGCAGGGTGATCATGTCTTCGACCATCCCGTGCAGTTCGTCGGCCGTGCGGCGCGGCGTGGCGGGATCCTTGTGCGCGCCGCGCTCGCGGTCCTGCCCGCGGCCCACCGACGGCGGTGCCTCCAGCAGCTTCAGGCTCAGCGCCTGCGGCCCGCGGCGACCCGCGGCCATTCCGAATTCGACGCGCTGCCCCGGCTTGAGGGATTCGATGCCCTGCGGCAACGCCGAGCTCCGGACATAGACGTCCTCCCCCTCATCCTGGGAAAGGAAGCCGAAGCCCTTTTCGACGTCGTACCACTTCACCCTGCCGGTCGGCACTGCGCTCACCCGTTCATCATCGACACTCGGAACCCAACGGCCCGAGCAAATTTTCTGCTTGCGAAAAGAACGCGCCCCACAAGCCTGCAGGACGCGATTGCCGTCGAGTCTACCCCGGTGGCATCAGCCCGGGCACACCAGTTTTACGGTCGACCGGTGACGAACCCCTCCGCACCGCACCCGCCGCGCCGGCCCAGCGACTGGTTTCTGCGCCTGGCGCTCGTATTGTTCGCGCTCGGGTTGCTGGCGGTCGTCGCCATCTTCCTGACCCCGATTGTCAGCGACAGCTCGCCCGGACTCTGGCTGT from Nocardia goodfellowii carries:
- a CDS encoding cold-shock protein translates to MPTGRVKWYDVEKGFGFLSQDEGEDVYVRSSALPQGIESLKPGQRVEFGMAAGRRGPQALSLKLLEAPPSVGRGQDRERGAHKDPATPRRTADELHGMVEDMITLLETKVQPDLRKGKYPDRKMAQRISEVVRAVARELDH